The Anabas testudineus chromosome 15, fAnaTes1.2, whole genome shotgun sequence DNA segment TCAAGGATGAAGAGCTGTAATAACTTGATATTAGTTACGTATTAGTAATGTCAAGATTACTGTAGGTATATTATGGCACtttgttacttgtttttttttccccttgcCAGAATACATTTTTGGATAGCTGTGTCCAGAGTTAAGGTGGaaactgcattttttaaatgtgcgctcttggcaaaaaaaaacaaaacacttaagCTTAAATGCAATGAATGAAACCTATAGTGTTTGTGCATGTCAGTTTTTAGTCCTACATTGTGCTATGATATGCATTAAGAATTAAAATTGTGACCATTCAATTTACATGTTCACCTtggaaaatacactgcccatccaaaaaaaaaaaaaaagtcaccacttcgatttaactaagcaaataggtaagagcctcccattggataattactgcatggatgatgaTTTTTCAGCTAGCAACAAGTTATTTCAACCTAACTGATGCAGCGAGTAggttctcatttcttaaacaaccatgtcggaagacGCAttctgtggtcatggaaaagatgttaatctgtttttgaaaggtcaaattattttatgcatcaagcaaagaaaacatcgaAACAATGCAGAGGCAaatgcgtgctgtaatcaaagcctAAGGCAGTACAGTgttagtgtgtgactttttttggacgggcagtgtatgtgAACGCATCGTAGTGCAAGTTATATCTGCTGTCAAATTTAcccacccccctcccccatTTTGCCTGTATGAAGTTAATTCCCCTAAATGCCATTGTTGACAATGATCAGAGCTTTTAACATTGTGCACTTCTGGTTTATATAATTTTCTATATAGCTATATATATGAATgtatcaataaaaataaatattttttcacatttattctgcTAAACACAGTTTATGGTTCTACGTTCATTCTTTTCACTGACTACAATAAAATAAGAGCGAATGTTGAAGAAAGGTTGCTATGGTAGCGGTACTGACAGCTTTCATACTTATGCTTCACAGAATTGCAtcatgctatttttttttttaaaggttaacGAGTAAATGAGTAGTTCACACTTGGCCATCGAAGACTTAGTGAATACACATTTTAGAGCCTGTTGCATTAATACTGTAAAGATTCCacagcagtttgtctgttttttaataCCTTTGGTATAAAGAAAGATGACTATCGATGCTGCAGCCCTCAAAAATTGTAGTACCAGTCCACGCCACTGGTAAAAGGTGAAAAGCAGTCAGGTTTTGTCTACTGTgaaatgagaacaaaacatttctagAAAGACAAACAATCAAAGTAACTGGAAACAACTAAACACTTGTCCACACAGATAGTGGACACTTATTCAACAGCATATCAATAATAACAAGGCAAAGGTcattaacaaaatgtttaaaacaggaAACCGAGTAGAAGCAACCTGTGTTTTTAGTACAGTTAAAGGGTTTGGTCAGTACGCCAGTGTTGACTTGCAGGATGGATGGATCTGTAATATTGGTGTCCTAGAATTTCTAAGTTGGCGGTCCCTTATGTAGATATCTTCATGTATGTAATTCAGCATGTAGAAGCAACCCCtttcagagaaaaagacaatgGTGCAGGTGTCAGAGTGTATGtaccttcctctttttttctctccactcttCTTTGGGAATGGTGGTCTCTTGCTTTCGGAGCGGTGTCAGAGATGTGCATGTCAGGGAGCCTACTAAATCTGCTGCTTCATGCATGTGTTGGTCTGTTTCATCAGTACATGttgacttcctgtgtgtgtagaGTCAGTCACCTCTATTCCCTTCCCTTCCTCTCCGACATTGAGTTGTTTCTTAGCGTCCCACACTGATGTTGCAGGTCTTGCAGCTGGGGTCTTTCTTGGCGTTTACTGTGGACAGACTCATCAGCTGGTGCCCGCTGATCTCAGCCACCGTGCCCAACGCTAGGTCTAAAGGCTCTGTGTAGATCACCTCGAGGATGACATCCTGGGCATGATGAAACACCAGGCCAGCATCACCCTCTTCATTCTGCTTGCAGGTGAGGAAGCGGTTGTTGGTGATGTCAAGTGCAGGAAGCCTCTGCTTGCAGAACTCATCACCGATGGAGCCATTTGGTGCCAGGACAAGAATAACATAGTGGTAGGCTGTATACATGCAGTAGAAGTCTCCGAAGTACAGGTTGGTGTCGGGGTTGAAGAGTGCCTCGGCCTGAACTTCAAAACGGTGACGACCATAGGGGGAGTCCTGCGGAGGCTTGCCTGTGTTGAACTCTGTGTTGCAGCTGAAGAAGATGCCCTCCAGCTTGCCACTAATGGGTGAGCCATGGCTGCCACTGTTGTCCTTCACTGATGGCAGCATCCGGTTCCCCTGCACATCCCTGGAGTTGGGGGGGAGAGATAAAGAATGGACGGTGAAGAAACAGCAAACATTATCAGTTTCTCAGTTGCTCCAACGCAGTGGCCTCCCTGATCAAGTTTAATatcattaaaaatgtcaaaaaacaaaagtcaaaataCACTAAAGTGGGTAAACACTTCAAGATCTAGTTTCACCATTTCATTCAAGTTGTAATCACAGTCAGGTTGACTCACAGAAACCATGTGAAACAAAACTGTCccactgaaaaactaaatatttctttatCTGATCATTATGGCAAACTGGTAGAAAACTAAAGCGGCTTTCAGACAGCAAATGAACAGACGAAGAGTCAAATCTATGAATGCTTCTGTGGCGGCTGCATATCTTTCCCACAGATTAACTCTAAGCGCCAAAGCTCCAATTACGAATTGTAATCATACTGCTATGACTCCAGAGGTTGCCATTATATCCATAATTGATGCTTTGTTGTGGGAATTATGATATTATTCCGTTCCCACCATTGGTCGAGAGCAGGGACCTCATCAAGTAGTGTCAGTACTGGTATTTCCCACATGATGGCGCAGTATAACAGAAGGACTTTGTGTACTATGTAGCAGCTGCAACtcagcaagagagagaagactATCCAGGTGACGTCATGCTGTAAAGCTGCAACAAAAGAGTGCTCACAAGCTGTGGCTTTAGCACAGAAACTGTGTGCTCTGTTAGGCAGTCTCTgagggagaggacagagaagagatgtgaggagaaaagaaaagaccaTTAGAGAAGGAGCACTAGGCAAGAAGTTGGAGAAAATGCACTCACATCCACCCAGATCTGTAACTGCAGAACGCCTCAGTAAACAACGTGAATAGACGAATGGAGCTTTTACTACCACaagcatgtacagtattttcccctctcctctccccccctCTCCCACTAACAACTGTCTGCTATTGTCTCACAGAGTTATAGCTTTGGCCTTTTCACATGAAATCACAAGGCCCAAAAAAGCAGGCAGTATTTTCTGCTGTACTCACACGTATAGTATTTGTGCAGGGGAAGTTACTGGAAGAACCAATATACTGACTCTTCACATTACTACAAGGCAGAGATGGTTGCTACAGGAAGATAAACTGTATTTATGGAGTCAACAAGTAAAACTATCAGCACAGTTTAATATACAGCTGTAGCTTAACACTTTATGCAGCACCACTATGTGCATAAagcctttttctgttttaaatagaaaaagactACGACACCTAATTTAGACACAAATAGGCATCTCGGGTCATTACATTTTCTCCCTTAAGAGAAAACTGAAGGTTGCATAAATCCAGATTTCACAATATAATTACATCCAATAGGAacagaaaatattgaaataaaaaagaagtcaAAGAGCTGCTCATTAATAAGTTTAACTGATAGTGACTGACGTTTACTGTTTGTTGAAGATTGTGTTTACACAGTGGGACCCCGTGCCTTCTTCAGTGGAGGTAAATTGTCTTGATAGACCCAAAGAACCACTTTTAACCTACGGAAACCACAACAAAAGATCAAAATAACTGCAACTGTGTCTACCTACCTGGCGTGGTCGAAGTACTCTTTATTCTGGTTCctgtaaaagacagagaaaggcaACATCCTGCCAGCGATGACCTCTGCCTTCTCCAGTAGCTGGTTTAGATGCACTATGGAATaatctgcaaacacaacacaaatcatCATGAACTTTAATATGCACACACAAGAATCCACAGTTTCTTCCCTACTTATATTCTCTATATTCAGGCCGTAATGGACTCACATTTAAACCAAAACCATTTTCAGTCAGTCCTGTAATATCCTCTTACTTTCGTTCAACACTATGTAAGCTGCTCTGCCAAATGGGTGGAGTTCATCCAAagcatatgaaaaaaaaattaagtgaaTGATGAGGAATGTTCTAAATCCCACTTGTGCCACAAGCacttaaacaataaaaacaaaaaattaaaaaaacaacaatgaacaaaaaggaagaaatacattttggtCTGGTACAATATTACTGTAATGTCAATCAGGTTTCCGCAACATGTTGCAGCAATGTTGAAGAAAAGCTCTCTCAGCAGTGCAGCTGTCAAAACATACAACATGTTTTATAAGCCTATTTCTACAGCTATGGCAGCTCTTAACAGGTCCTTAGGCATCAGTTTCTTTCATTCCTCCACggacactctctctctcttcacgTGCCTGTTGTAACTGTATTACTCACCAGCAGTGCAGAACTCAATGATTTCGCTCCACTCGGAGACAGAGTAGTCCCCATCAGTCTGCCTCGATGCGGTCTGGACAGCCACTGTGTACTCTGTGCGGGGGCTCAGGAACCAGTGGCCCCGAACTGTCATGGGCAGTGGCACTGCCTTGGCCACCAGCTTAGTAGGAACATcctggagggagggaggggaaaaGGAGGTGAGGTGACAAGAAGGACAGTGTTAGAAAGAAATATTCCCTTAATGGCTTTGCTTCAGCATCATGCAGCAATTTGCAGACATGCTTGtaaacacatgcatatatacatTTCATATATGTGATTCACATTCAGGTTCATACCCGTCGCTGCACTTTTGCTTATTTATGGACTGTACACTAGGTTGTACCTTACACTTTTCACCCGCCAAGTGTCTGGGGGCTTTAACAGCACATTGATTGGACCATTAGCCCCTGCCTAGCAACAGAGTCATCCTATTAATCCACCAACACTGTTGCTACACATCAAAATCTAAACACTAGTAGGAGTTCCCCACCACAACAGAGTAGAAAGAGCAGAGACACTTAGCTACACAGCACCCAGAAGCGACTGcaaggaggaaaggaaagacgGTGATGGAACACGTCTGTAAGATTTCCAAAAACAGATCACTGACTCTccactgaaggagctgcagtcATCCTGTTGCCCCTGCTGGTGCAATTACTCTCAGGCGGAGCACTTTTATATTGTTGAATGGATATGAAAATAAAGCGAAATATTTAAATTCGGCGTCggttaaagaaaaagaaaacactcagaTGCTGGTATCTCCCACAACCACTGATGATATtggagcaaaaacaaaatgacttcatCCATAGGTAACTTGAATGaatggttaaaataaaaaataaagaaatatggCCTAAGACATTATCCGGTGAACCCAGTATGAGCATATCAGACCACTAGGGACAGactcatcaacatcatcaacatgcaGGCCTTCAATCTCTAAGTGTATTTACACATTAGAGATGACCAAAGACAATTTAGTGTAACAAAATCACCCAGTTCTACTATGTTATGGAGCACTCCACAGTACAATAATTAATTGTTATGTGATAACTAGATAACATTTATGTGCTATGATAATATATTGTATGCATTAATTTTTCTACTATGAGTTTTGCTGCCATTGTTACAAAAAGATATTTCTTGATTGATACTggcacattttttaatttcagttttcacacacactgaatccCAAATACAAAAACGTAAGAATCACCTTGTGTTTGAACTTGTTGGAGtttttgttctccttcttgttCAGGTCAATGAAGTAGTGTGTGATGCGCTCCTTGCTGCGCGCCTCCATGTCCCAGCAGATCTTGAAGGAGTCACAGGTGATGTTGCTGATCTTGATGTTCTGAGGGACAGGGAGCTCCTCCATCTCAGAGATGCTGCCGTCCTGGGATTTACTTCCTGTGTagttgaaaaaagaaacacaaaaccgTGAGAAACATTGACAAAAAAAACCACTCATTGAGACCATATAAAGCTGTACACACCTTTAAACCCTGCATGTTTTTTGCTAAGCCtgaaaagaaagataaaaatcCATCATCCTGCTGCACGTTCTCAGTAATTATTCCACAAACAACTCTCACAGTAGTATATCAACCATTTCACAGGAACTCTCTGCGTCGCTGACtaccatactgtatatgttgccatggaaacacatCAGtcccccagcacacacacacacacacacacacacacacacacacacacacacacacacacacacacacacacacacacacacacacacacacacacacacacacacacacctacctaTCTGCTTTCCAGAACATGCATGGCATTAAATATTTCTAACTCTGCTGATTGAATCTTCTCTTTTCTCGGCAGAGATGGACGCATTTAGAACCACTTACTGCACTGGTAGAAATGCACGTGAGCATGTGCTGGTTAAAGTTACGTTAAAGTTATTCGTTTAAACTGGGAAAAGTTTAACAGTGCCACAGTTTTTAGTCATTCCTAAGCCATTTAGCCTGGaaggaaatattttaaataacagttttctATCCGTTAGTCTGGTCTCTGTTCGTAAGACGTGTGGCAAAGACGCACAACCAAGAGTGCACACTGAGGccagtgaaaatgtcaaaacacagctgaatgagAGCGTTGTAGGATTAGGATGAATATAGAGTTTACATCACACTGTGAGACGCCCACTTGGCATGACaacaatgtgttttctgtgcaaaCTCTGGGGTCTTAACACAAAAGAGggagtaaaatataataatgcaGAATTTGGGAGTAATGCACAGCGTGACTGAACTCGATAGAGAGTAAACAATGGCAGAAGCAGTGGAGCATGGAACATCCATCTCTGCTCATCAGCTGAGCGAGGCGGGATAAAAGAGTAATTCCATAATTGGGCTGTGTGGACTCTCCTGTCTCGCCTCCACACAACACTCTCACGGAGCAACGGTAGATTGATTCACTTTAGGAAACCAGAAGGTGATTTCTGCACCCAATCTTGCCCTTGAGAATTGAAAACGCCTAAAAGCAGACCGACCATGTGATTTGATCCTGGTCTGGCTGAAGCCACAACGTTAAAATAACAATTACAGTAGACAAATGTATGTTCTTTACCCCCATACCAGAGTAGACCAGACCCTCCACTTACTTTAGTCCTAATCATGACGAGGTGATTACTGAACATAATTATCTTTAACCTAAAAAGAATGTCTGCGACTGCTATGTGCTCAAACCTTACAGTTACCCATGATGAATGGAGTTTAATTTCCTTTTGAGATTGTGGGATTTACCATTTCAGTAATGAACAGACAAATCTTATTCATTAGAAATCTTTACATTACAGGAAGTCTAGTGTTTATATCTAGATGACCGCACATGGTTTGTACATAGAGATTCTTGATtatgtacaaaatgtaaataaagatcCTACAACCTTGCCATAACATTACTCTATGCTTGGCTTGCAGATCTCATGCATGTACTATACTTCTCTGCTCTGATTTGTGAAAACATCTCGTCCTGCTGCTAGTTCACATTTAAAGCCCATGTCATTATACTTAAATCCCACTGAGCTGATCAGTTTGGCTCAGACTGAGATGACAGAACAGACCTCTGTCAGAAAATGCGCCACCAAGTCAGCACAGACCAGACGTGATGTCAGCACTGCAAAGTCCCACCTGAGACTTTATGTTGctgacctttaaaaaaaaaacagaaagacaaagagccgttgtctttttttgtgacatttacatCAGATTAAACACAGCCGTGTAGAAGGAGGTGAAATATAGCCAAGGATGACTTCGTTTTCAAAGAGCCTGAGTTGAGACATAAAAATGCTGAGTAATAAAGGCCTTAAAGAACAGAGAGTGGACGTGTTTTAAATTTAGACATGAATGCATATTTAATAGGAATTACTAGCGCTACACTGCACCTTGAATCTTGCACACTTGGGACTTAAACAGCTGCATTGTGCTGATTCATTTACACGTTCAGGTTACAACCTTAGACAATCTGCTGTATGTAACTAAACATTACCCCTAATATTCAATGTAGAGTAAGATCTTAGTCCTCTGCTCGTTGAGATGTTCCCTTTAAAACTCTGCACAGACCCCATGCAGATCTTTGCCCTCCCAGCTCCTTACGACTCCACAATGCTGATTAAGTTCCTGTTTACTCTAATGATCTCCTAATTAACCTGCAAAGGGAGGCATTACACCAACGCAGTGAAGCTTTCAAAATGCAGTCAGATATTGCCCACATAACACTATTAAGGCTACTTAATCAAGCTAAAAGTGATGTTATAGAGGAAAAAGACCTTCGGAGGCTGCAGTTgactgagcaaaaaaaaaatccaaggaAATGCTCATTAGAGACTAACCTGCAAGCACCACCGATCACTCTGATCTCTATACAGAAGAGTCAAATATAAAACCTTAAAGACAATACAGAATTAAATTAAGGAATACGCTAACAAATTCATTCATCAAAAGTAGTCAGTATGCTTTGTTACAACTTGTGTGTACTGCGTGTGCATCTGAATGAGTACAGTGCGTATGAGGTAGACTTGCCTGCAGGTAAACACACCAGCTTTGAGAGATCCAGCGCTTAAGCTCTACTGTGAGTCGTCTGGGACTCTGAGAGCACAGGATGAAAGATGAAGAAGCTAAAGCCAAGCAGAATGAAGGTCAGGAGTTAAGGGAGTGAATAAAAGCTTTTACAATCTCACACGGGATGCATAAACCTCAGTCTGGCTTAAATTTATTTGCTAGAGTTTTACCTTGGCTCACTACCTTTGTACAGGTTG contains these protein-coding regions:
- the phyhiplb gene encoding phytanoyl-CoA hydroxylase-interacting protein-like isoform X2, producing MEELPVPQNIKISNITCDSFKICWDMEARSKERITHYFIDLNKKENKNSNKFKHKDVPTKLVAKAVPLPMTVRGHWFLSPRTEYTVAVQTASRQTDGDYSVSEWSEIIEFCTADYSIVHLNQLLEKAEVIAGRMLPFSVFYRNQNKEYFDHARDVQGNRMLPSVKDNSGSHGSPISGKLEGIFFSCNTEFNTGKPPQDSPYGRHRFEVQAEALFNPDTNLYFGDFYCMYTAYHYVILVLAPNGSIGDEFCKQRLPALDITNNRFLTCKQNEEGDAGLVFHHAQDVILEVIYTEPLDLALGTVAEISGHQLMSLSTVNAKKDPSCKTCNISVGR
- the phyhiplb gene encoding phytanoyl-CoA hydroxylase-interacting protein-like isoform X1; its protein translation is MEVPGLAHNITSPLSPCEGMIKDLSLDAIQLCERDGSKSQDGSISEMEELPVPQNIKISNITCDSFKICWDMEARSKERITHYFIDLNKKENKNSNKFKHKDVPTKLVAKAVPLPMTVRGHWFLSPRTEYTVAVQTASRQTDGDYSVSEWSEIIEFCTADYSIVHLNQLLEKAEVIAGRMLPFSVFYRNQNKEYFDHARDVQGNRMLPSVKDNSGSHGSPISGKLEGIFFSCNTEFNTGKPPQDSPYGRHRFEVQAEALFNPDTNLYFGDFYCMYTAYHYVILVLAPNGSIGDEFCKQRLPALDITNNRFLTCKQNEEGDAGLVFHHAQDVILEVIYTEPLDLALGTVAEISGHQLMSLSTVNAKKDPSCKTCNISVGR